One Oncorhynchus nerka isolate Pitt River linkage group LG5, Oner_Uvic_2.0, whole genome shotgun sequence genomic window carries:
- the LOC135571847 gene encoding putative proline-rich protein 21: protein MGKMGLEGGCNGCRRWKKEKTKIIPALFSQSSEDPQIIPALFSQSSGDPQISPALFSQSSEDPQIIPALFSQSSEDPQIIPALFSQSGEDPRIIPALFSQSSGDPQISPARFSQSSGDPQIIPARFSQSSGDPQIIPALFSQSSEDPQIIPALFSQSSEDPQIIPALFSQSSEDPQIIPALFSQSSGDPQIIPALFSQSSGDPQIIPALFSQSSEDPQIIPARFSQSSEDPQIIPALFSQSSGDPQIIPARFSQSSEDPQIIPARFSQSSNPNH from the exons atggggaagatgggtctGGAGGGGGGTTGTAACGGCtgtcgtaggtggaagaaggagaagaccaag ATTATTCCTGCTCTATTCTCCCAGTCCAGTGAGGATCCCCAGATTATACCTGCTCTATTCTCCCAGTCCAGTGGTGATCCCCAGATTAGTCCTGCTCTATTCTCCCAGTCCAGTGAGGATCCCCAGATTATTCCTGCTCTATTCTCCCAGTCCAGTGAGGATCCCCAGATTATTCCTGCTCTATTCTCCCAGTCCGGTGAGGATCCCCGGATTATTCCTGCTCTATTCTCCCAGTCCAGTGGTGATCCCCAGATTAGTCCTGCTCGATTCTCCCAGTCCAGTGGTGATCCCCAGATTATACCTGCTCGATTCTCCCAGTCCAGTGGTGATCCCCAGATTATTCCTGCTCTATTCTCCCAGTCCAGTGAGGATCCCCAGATTATTCCTGCTCTATTCTCCCAGTCCAGTGAGGATCCCCAGATTATACCTGCTCTATTCTCCCAGTCCAGTGAGGATCCCCAGATTATTCCTGCTCTATTCTCCCAGTCCAGTGGTGATCCCCAGATTATACCTGCTCTATTCTCCCAGTCCAGTGGTGATCCCCAGATTATACCTGCTCTATTCTCCCAGTCCAGTGAGGATCCCCAGATTATTCCTGCTAGATTCTCCCAGTCCAGTGAGGATCCCCAGATTATTCCTGCTCTATTCTCCCAGTCCAGTGGTGATCCCCAGATTATTCCTGCTAGATTCTCCCAGTCCAGTGAGGATCCCCAGATTATTCCTGCTAGATTCTCCCAGTCCAGCAACCCAAACCATTAA